The Sabethes cyaneus chromosome 3, idSabCyanKW18_F2, whole genome shotgun sequence DNA window TAGAtgttgattttaattatttcgatggcgtgaatgatgattttgaacgttttgatgatgttgatgattttaattatgttaacgattttaattatgttaacgattttaattatgttaacgattttaattatgatgatggtaatggtaattataatggtaatgacgaaattgATAGTGGTAATGATTAAAACGATGCGGATgtcaaaaatgatgatggtcATAAGATTTTTTTTGGTCAATTAATCAGAAGAGTAGAGGagggggtgaatgtagggaacgagccgagttagatgaatcagcgtaaaacaaatctaatgaaactgaattatttacttgagtgtaactgaaaccccttgcataggaagaataccgtcatacgaacgatgagagacaaggagagaaatgaatcgttcaatatgagacttacgcatactgtggcatgatatagcatgctctaaacaagtcagtttttggacgaacgtagactttgacggacgttgttccgtattccggagggctcggttggaaataaccgacggacacgacatgTCCCATACCAGCAGTAACCTTTATGGGGTCGGATTAGACGTCATTGTGCAACACCTTGCACGAAAACGCCTCGTACTGGACTTCGAAGAGATGAAGTACCTTATGTGCGTAAGTAAGTGCTTCCAGATGTTTTCGTAGTTGAATCGGCCAAACGCTTTTTCAAAGTCAACGaataccagcagaagagagtcctggaattcgttgaactgctccaatataatgcggagcgttgtgatatggtctacacatgatcggtcagcacagaataccgtggacccccgtgtGGGAGATAAGGATAACATAATAAAGAATGATAAATCAACTTGTAGAATTGCATCTgaataaatacaaaataataataaacgtgttcacattgatatgttctgacAACACTGTCAATGCAAAATATATGGCACATTCGGGGATTCACACTTTCCGAGGACACAtagcaaacaccatttcgagggttaacagatcttcatttacacgtttcgcttaatctagtggttagttttctttagtttttcttacggcctgctgcttcttgtcgacgaagggtctctgatgttccgatgaacaggtgactgtGCTAGACTAGCGGTTTCATAGACCGCTTACAGATAGCCCGTACCAAATACGTggtgggtggcaaatggtgaatcGAATGTTTTAGTTCGACCGGGTCCGACATCCGGTAGCCGGTACGAACGGTGGTGAATCCACGTACAGTAACAATTGGTTATGTGGtgggtatagcatacggttggctcttcggcgatcggttcctacgatcgatggtgtatagggccacggatggtagcaactgcctgctcgctcggtgtgttgctcggagaatcggatcacgcactcatggtcgacacgtgttgaggccgactgacgacggTTGCGCTCTCAAGATCTAagggaagacctccgtttgaaggagggtgctggtggtcttttgcttcgttcgactaggtaatcaacctcgctttagcgcctatattttctacccgtgtttttttccactttacttctacttattgtatcttttccgaatactagtttacttcgcttttcgtcttctcatgtatcactttgcgtcttctaacttctagccctttccaatcttgcgtgtcgtctcttaggtggttatctttaaaatcgctcattccccagactgatttgcctgtcctctcaagcacaggactttacgacgggaccgacgattcagcttcggctagtttcgccaggttccatccggtgggcattagcagggtttgtttactgtcgcggtaccctaaccttttttcgggaataacggcaggtaacgcgaacaggcttttagtgacggttgtgtgtgggattggacaatagggtttgttaccttatttattttgtaacctcgttgcaatccccgacaccaaaaaatagttttgcgtcctgtagtactgtccacgagtgtttCTTAGGCTAGAAACACATAGAAATCGAGaagaccgcattttttggtttttgtatagaaaaagacgaagggtattccccagttttctaaaaattccttacaaaattccgtgtctgacagactgacaaattttcgaattatcttttgacggtggcacagttagtatctagataaagtttagtttggtttttaggtttcagcgtggtatttaaaccggcctactgcgtgcaaaatggatgattaaaagcaaagccttggggttaaatatcctttctaagatttgacccatctttatcgacagacttcacagccagatattagaatacaagacagttacggggctattgcaacaatcctactgactctatctaggagcactgcctagctgagatttgaacatacgactactggtttcttagatcagcatcgtatctcgaaaccaacgaactggctaattgcgtgtggttaatttagaaggtaagcgcctgccactgtaataattaaatttgttagaaattgtcaaagaataaaattttaaataatccggcataatcgatcggccagttaatcgattatcttATAATCgcaactagagtgactatatacagagtggcgacaatgtcaaaattggaatgataattatctgtcagtgtcattccaatcgagcagacaacctatccaacgcgtatgcaggaaagagaaagaaaaacctaggataaaccgcattgcatacatttgggatgacttggcgccactctgtatatagtcactctaatcggaacataaagcaatcgattaaaaattaatcgattattttagcggataatccagcccatcggcaggcaaccatgttttcgccgccaacatctcgtgtgtgcgaaaatgagatagcatgtcagcactgcgtttcactcaactgccagcagtctgatttgagcccgctgtcaaattttgagcccaggacatgctgtcgctgacgttcactgcagctcgatatagagatgtcgatggggtgggataatcgattaatcgagaagtaatcggacatcactaaggaCAATCAGTGGCAATACTGATAGCTGGGCCGAAAGTGCCGCAGCAAAAGGTGGCTGATACCCACCAGCGCGGACCCTTCGGCTTACTgcttagcagcagcagtagtggATGAAAGCGAGCAGTCTGGTTTGAAAACACAAGTCAGTCGCTTTGGTTCACGacaccccgttcgtttgaccgcttttaatctgaacactttttaatttgcaccccgttggtttgcacaacgtgcaaattaaaaatgattcaaatgtcattctcaacatgacatcatttgcttatgcagacaatgcgcataaacgcgatttgtttgtcctgatctagcgtgtttaatctgtttcacattgcgttttcccaacgattacgatagaaatccgatcggagaatgaaatattccctgcttccaacttccaactgaatcaaaccaccaaaacaataacaaagagtagggagaccagatcacacaagttccagcttatgtagagttgccagttgttcaaattaaaaactaaccccgttagtttgcatgaggaatcattcaaacgaacgggggtccactgtacagcttgctgccgccggagagtagcgtcaatcttctcctggatccggttgaggattgcCTTAcaaagtactttgagagtaatacagagcaacgtgataccTTGCCAGTTGCCGCATTCAGTTAGATCTCCTTTTATAgtgactttgaccaatatgcccatATATTATTCATGCGTTTCCCGTTTTCCCGTTGAAaatctgatgcatcatctggactGACAAAGATGGCTCagttttgagcatttcggctgagaAACAGGCTATCTCCggtgctctattggatttcttACTCTTGACGGTTGCTTCAATATCACCCAGTGATGGCatcctccgagttgacgcggtTAATTTGACGATCTGCTGGCGTCACACGCTGCTGGTTTtatggtctctgacatttgaaaatcggaagagttgttcaaaatgttcagtacaAGGTTTTAAGCTGTTCTGCATGGTcggtcagtagctgaccagctctgtccttgaGTGGCATCTTTGTGTTTTTCCTGGCACTACTAaagcggcgagaaatatcgtacaagaAACGGAactcaccattggcggcggcggtttctggttgttcggctagggagttagtccaggctcccTTAACAACCTTCTGCAGTTCGACGTAGCGTTAACGGGCAGCTATCTTAGCCGCTCTGTTTCgcactcgctcaatgccggctttcgtctctctccgctcgtcgatcaaCCTCCAAGTTTCTTCTGAAACACACTCtgcgcccactgcgcgctttgccgagggtttcgtcactggtcgtgatgaaggcgttcttgatgccgctccattgctcttcgacggttccatcaGATGGCAACACCAGATGGCTCCGGATTTAAGTGGTTCGATAAACGCCTTTTCTCCTCCTGTTGCTGAACACGCGCGACACgcaaacgtatctcagcgataacaagatgacccatcaatgaccatgttgttattaccacaaaacTCTGCAAACGGCTCCCCGTTTGCgatcatctctcctaggccatggcgtcccaatCACGCATTCAAGggccgcgttgtttgagccaaacTTCGCGTTGAAATCGCCCAACTGGATTCGAATGTCCcatttcgggattttctcaaccacattGTTCAGCTCactgtagaaactctctttctcctgcaggtcggcagcatttgCTGGCGCATAGCACTGATAGCTCGCCAAATAGAAGAGTGCCGCGGTGGTGTAATGGAAACACACTTGACCGGCAGTCGAGAGTGATGGGTTGGGTTTGGTCAATGTCAGATAATTTTTCAGTTATAATTAATCATACAAGTTTTTTAATGCGCTGCTAAAATTGGACAAGTTTCCTCAAAAgtattatgtttttttttctcacaaaaatcaaaaaaatatcttaAACTTCGCAGCAGCGAATAAAATTAAACTTTGCCATGCAGTTTCATTCTGTTCAGTTGATCAAACTAGTTTGTTAAAAACGTATTGCAGGATCGAGGCTCTGAATAGCTGAGCGATAAAGAACCTTGCTTGTGCGCTGTTAACTGTTACTTCTGACGAGACGATAGATTCTATAATTATATGAATAATTAGAAAGAGTttcattaagggggcatagtactttttcaacttaaaaaaatcgaaattttttttattgattatttcgaaagattaacattttgaccatatgtgtttcaagtcatttcaatgaattccaaaaattgacaaagttacagctatttgtaccgcgcatgtctggagcgattgcacggcgaaaaaaaagttcagcgtcgtttttctcgaaaccaggttttgaaagtcggtaccataaatatctcaagaacggcttaagcaattctcatgattcatttttgttttaaagccaacaaaattatctagtgtttgacccatcctttttttgatattactatttttgtattttttagaaatgttcaaaatcaattttttcgactaaaaaccttacttttatgtttgaatgtccgccattttgttatgcgttcgaattttaaaaaaaggatgggtcaaacacgagataatttaatatactttcatgtcgttttggaatttttcaattcggataagacccccagcgccaatccatggtaccgcaaatcatgtttttttcgaacgatcatgttcaaggagccgtaggggagaggggaagaggttcacatatgcaaacaaaattgtaaatattagtataaagtgcaatgtttggaatgcaaaaaacccgaaccgattcgcttttcgcgttatcgagaataaaatatttgaaattaggcaaaaaatatggcgtaaaaagtactatgcccccttaaaagtCTCGTTTGATTACACATTTTGATCAAGATTCTTTCCTTAGGGAACTTTAAATAAGCTGTATGATTTAACTCATTATTAACGATCAGAATCATGAATacgatttgttatgttttgatttAAACACCTTATCATGTGTTTGCCATTTATTATTGCAATTAATTTCTTTTAAACATAGTAAATAAATATTGTGCCACCAAGAGTGTAGAATCAAGGGGCGTATTTTTAGTACATCAATAGTTCTTCAACATCTTCGGATAAAAGTCAAATTATTTCCGCAATCGAGTATTATTTTTTGACGAAGATTCAAAAGTGTGACAAACTTTTTTAACAACATTAGTCCCAAAATGAAATTGGGTTTAGATTTTAAATCCTCTGGTTATACCAAtctgaaagtttctgcatctcgATCGGGTACATAAATACAGTGTGTAATCTTACTTTTGCACGGACCTAATCTGTTCTAAACAGTAGTTGGCCTGTATCACAGTTTCTTCGTGTTTATGGTGCTTGCCATATTTCCAAGCATACGAGCAAAACTCTGTCGCCTGTTTCAGCAAACCCTGCTGCAGATAAAGTAAACCCAGATTGGCTCGATATATCCCGGCTTCAGTTAGTTCCGGTATCTGAGCAGCAAGCGAGATTGCTTCTAGCAGGTACTTTTCGGCGGTCGCATAATCTTCTAGCTGCAAGTAGACATTGCCTGATTATAATTTGccaaattatttcaaatatctAACTTACATTCGAACAAGCCACGCTTAGATTATTAAGTATCGTCAGGCCTTCTTCCGTTAATTTTCCGTGTATCTCGCTGTAAGCATCGTACGCTTGCTGGAAGCAGATTTTAGCCTCGCTAAATCGCTTCATTTCCATCAGCAACTGTGCATACCAATTTTTCGTTATTCCCCATAACTCTCGAATTTCAGTGTCCTCACCGACGAGCTTCAGTTTTTCCTCTAGCTTAGCGAGTGTCCACTCGAAACCCTGTACGGCTTTGTCCAGCTGCCCCTGCAGTTGTGAAAGATGTGCTACTTTCGAACTAATGTGCAACATTTTCATGTGATCTTCCAGAAAACCATCGGCGAACAATCGCTGCATAACGTTCACAAACAATTTTTCCGCTTTGGCAAATTCGCCGACTTCCATCGCCAGGTTAGCCATAATGTCGTAGATGTACGTGATACCGTCCTTGCTCTGCAAGTCCTGTGCCATTTTCAGAGCAATGTGCAGCATTTGTTCGGCTTTCTTGTACTCCTCCCGTTGAATGTTGAGGATCGACATTTTGATGGTGTTAATAAGCTTACTTTCTGGTGAATCTTCATCATCCTTTTTGCTGAACCACGATAGGAATGTGCTGGCCGTTAGAATCGGAATGGGAAGGCCGGCGGTGCCAAAGGAATGCTCTCGGTTCCGGTTGTGATTGCTTCGATGTCGTTGCTCGGCGAACGGATTTGATGGTTCCGGCTGCCGCTGCTGTTGTGGTTGCTGCAGGTGGACGTTGCATATCCGGGGATGATGGATTGCAATGAAGCTGCGCCTCGAAAGGGTGTTGACTAGATAGTTGGATAGTCTTTGCAGCATTCCGTTTttgttttcagtatttttttagaaTTAACACAATGCAATTTCACTTCTTCTGTTCTGCACTGAATCCTGGCTCGATGTAAACAATCAAATACACAAATACATTCAACAAGAAACTATAATGTTTTGTTCACGATGGCTCTTTGTGTGCGTGTGTTGAAC harbors:
- the LOC128743267 gene encoding tetratricopeptide repeat protein 19 homolog, mitochondrial, with translation MLQRLSNYLVNTLSRRSFIAIHHPRICNVHLQQPQQQRQPEPSNPFAEQRHRSNHNRNREHSFGTAGLPIPILTASTFLSWFSKKDDEDSPESKLINTIKMSILNIQREEYKKAEQMLHIALKMAQDLQSKDGITYIYDIMANLAMEVGEFAKAEKLFVNVMQRLFADGFLEDHMKMLHISSKVAHLSQLQGQLDKAVQGFEWTLAKLEEKLKLVGEDTEIRELWGITKNWYAQLLMEMKRFSEAKICFQQAYDAYSEIHGKLTEEGLTILNNLSVACSNLEDYATAEKYLLEAISLAAQIPELTEAGIYRANLGLLYLQQGLLKQATEFCSYAWKYGKHHKHEETVIQANYCLEQIRSVQK